One Candidatus Hydrogenedentota bacterium genomic window, CCTCCTGACTCGGACCCGCCCGCGGGCGTGGACTATGACCTGTGGCTGGGCCCGGCGCCGCTGCGGCCCTTCAACCCGAACCGGTTCCACTTCAACTTCCGCTGGTATTACGACTATGCGGGCGGGCTGATGACCGACTGGGGCGTCCACCTGTTGAACGTCTGCCTGTGGGCCATGGGCCCGGAGCCGCCGCTGCGGGTGAGCTCCATGGGCGGGAAACGGGTCACGGACGACAACACGGAGACGCCGGACACGCAGGTCACGCTGTACGACTTCCCGAACTACTCGCTGATCTTCGAGCACCAGACGCTGGGCGGCATCGGGCCGGGCAACAGGCCCCACGGCATGCTCTTCAGCGGCAGCGAGGGGACGCTCATTGTGGACGAGGGCGGCTGGGAGGTCACGCCGGAGCCGAAGAAGAAGAGCATCGAGGCCGTGAAGGCGCCCGCCGGCAAGGACGCGCGCCCCGCGCATGTCGCCAATTTCCTCGACTGCGTGAAGACCCGCGAGAACCCCGTCGAGAACCTGGAGGTCGGGCATTACGTGTCCAACATCGCCCACCTGGGCAACCTCGCCTTCCGCAGCGGCGCCGAGGTCCACTGGGACGTGGAGAAGGAGGTGGTCATCGGCAACCCGGCGGCGGACGCCCTGGTGGCCGCCGATTACCGCGCCCCCTGGAAACTCACCCACGGACGGCGGACGGGCTGACCTACCTATAGCGCGAAACAAAACGCCCCCGGCGGCTCGATGCCACCGGGGGCGGATGTTTCGGGGGGGCGCCCCGCTCAGGCCATGGGCTTGGGCGTTTCGGCGATGTAGTTGGTGAGGATTTTCATGTAGTTGGCGCGCTCGAAGGCGGCGGGCTCGGCGCAGTTCTTCTGGCTCATGGCGCCCTGCATCTGCGCGACGGACTCGTACTCGTTCTCCTCCATCCAGTTCTCGAGGCCGTTGCGGATGACGGCGAGGTGGCCGATGCCGTGCTTGAGCAGGGCGGAGGTGGTCATGGCGGCCTTGGCGCCCGCCATCATGCACTTCACCACGTCCTGCCCGGTGTGGACGCCGCCGGTGACGGCCATGTCCGCGGCGATGTGGCCGAAGAGGATGGCGACCCAGCGCAGGCGCAGGCGGAGTTCCAGGGGGTTGCTGAGCACCAGGTCCGGCTTCACCTCCAGGTTCTTCAGGTCGAGGTCGGGCTGGTAGAAGCGGTTGAACATGACCAGCGCGTCGGCGCCGGCGCCGCTCAGCC contains:
- a CDS encoding Gfo/Idh/MocA family oxidoreductase, translated to MTPLNRREFITASALGMAAVPTLLSTARAQTAPPPSEKLRVGLIGCGGISEADLSCFLLHPEVDVPIICDVDANRMPDRARLVEAKRGKAPEMVGDFRRVIDRKDVDVVLICTPDHWHALPAIYACEAGKDVYVEKPLGKTIDEGRAMLEAAKKHGRVVQMGTQWRSGEHYRDAVEYVQSGKLGKVRMVRAWAYLDWLGGTGNPPDSDPPAGVDYDLWLGPAPLRPFNPNRFHFNFRWYYDYAGGLMTDWGVHLLNVCLWAMGPEPPLRVSSMGGKRVTDDNTETPDTQVTLYDFPNYSLIFEHQTLGGIGPGNRPHGMLFSGSEGTLIVDEGGWEVTPEPKKKSIEAVKAPAGKDARPAHVANFLDCVKTRENPVENLEVGHYVSNIAHLGNLAFRSGAEVHWDVEKEVVIGNPAADALVAADYRAPWKLTHGRRTG